Part of the Devosia sp. SL43 genome, TCCAACGGCTCGCTTTCCGGCAACACCGACTCCACCGAACGCCTGCTGCTCAGCTTCCTGTCGCCCGACAAGGTCGATGCCATCATGGAAGAAATCCGCGGACCGGCCGGTCGCAACATGTGGGAGAAGCTCTCCAACGTGCAGGCCGACGTGCTCGCCGCCTATCTCAAGAACGAATATCCCCAGACGATCGCCGTGGTGCTCTCCAAGATCGCCACCGATCACGCCTCCAAGGTCCTGGCCGTCCTGCCGGAGGAACTCGCCATGGATGTGGTCCAGCGCATGCTGGGCCTCGATCCCGTTCAGAAGGAGATTCTCGAAAAGATTGAGACCACCCTGCGGACCGAATTCATGTCGACGCTCAACCATTCCAAGCGTCGCGACAGCCATGAGCAGATGGCCGAAATCTTCAACAGCTTCGATCGCCAGACCGAGGCCCGCTTCATCACCACGCTCGAAGAAAACAGCCGCGACGATGCCGAGCGCATCAAGTCGCTGATGTTCACCTTCGAGGATCTGGCCAAGCTCGAATCCTCCGCCATCCAGACCCTGCTCACCAAGATGGACAAGAAGGAACTGGCCATGGCGCTCAAGGGCGCCAACGAAAGCGTCAAGGAAACCTTCTTCAACAACATGTCCGGCCGCACCGCCAAGCTGCTGCGCGAAGACATGGAAACCATGGGCCCAGTCCGTCTCAAGGACGTCGACGAGGCGCAGGGCCGCATGGTGTCGACCGCCAAGGATCTCGCCGCCAAGGGCGAAATCCTCATCATGAAGTCCAAAGCCGACGACCAGATGGTGGCGTAAGTGGCACAACCCGCACGTTTCACCTTCGATCTCGATCTCGGCAAGCGCACCAACGCCGCGCCGCCAACGCCCATGGTGCCCGAGGACCTGGTGGCCCAGCTCATCGCCCAGGCGCGCGAGGAAGCCTATGCCGAAGGCATGGTTGCCGGTGAGCGCAATGCCACCGCGACCGCTGCGCAGACCCTGGCCGCCGCAGCCGGAACACTCGCGACCCAGACCGCCGAAATGGCAATCGCCCTCGACGA contains:
- the fliG gene encoding flagellar motor switch protein FliG gives rise to the protein MTVNPSQLVVGDASNHRVLKGDEKAAALLLALGPDYGKPIFDELDELEVKQLSRAMVRLGPITQDMLDDLMIEFVTTISSNGSLSGNTDSTERLLLSFLSPDKVDAIMEEIRGPAGRNMWEKLSNVQADVLAAYLKNEYPQTIAVVLSKIATDHASKVLAVLPEELAMDVVQRMLGLDPVQKEILEKIETTLRTEFMSTLNHSKRRDSHEQMAEIFNSFDRQTEARFITTLEENSRDDAERIKSLMFTFEDLAKLESSAIQTLLTKMDKKELAMALKGANESVKETFFNNMSGRTAKLLREDMETMGPVRLKDVDEAQGRMVSTAKDLAAKGEILIMKSKADDQMVA